A window from Acropora palmata chromosome 14, jaAcrPala1.3, whole genome shotgun sequence encodes these proteins:
- the LOC141866597 gene encoding uncharacterized protein LOC141866597 has translation MALRRLEGTEHRLLKSLEIARSYTDCIQQYTLKGYIRKVPREDPPAAKWFLPHFPIVRPDRTTTKMRIVFDTSARYQGVSLNNVICQGPKLQRDLFHVLLHFRKHAVALVCDIAEMYPRIEIAPEDRPFHRFLWRDLDQQKVPEEYEFSRAVFGVNSSPFLAQFITQHHAETQS, from the coding sequence ATGGCACTTCGAAGACTTGAAGGAACAGAACACAGGCTTCTGAAGAGCCTGGAGATCGCTAGATCCTATACAGACTGTATTCAGCAATACACTTTAAAAGGGTACATCAGAAAAGTCCCAAGGGAAGATCCACCTGCAGCCAAGTGGTTTCTTCCTCATTTTCCAATTGTGAGGCCTGACAGAACTACTACAAAGATGCGTATCGTTTTTGATACTTCTGCGCGGTATCAAGGAGTTTCTTTAAACAATGTGATTTGTCAGGGACCAAAGTTACAACGTGACCTTTTCCACGTTTTGCTCCATTTTCGGAAACACGCCGTTGCTCTGGTCTGTGACATCGCAGAAATGTATCCGAGGATTGAGATCGCACCTGAGGACCGTCCTTTTCACCGGTTTCTCTGGAGAGACTTAGACCAACAGAAAGTTCCAGAAGAGTACGAATTTAGTCGTGCTGTATTTGGAGTGAATTCATCGCCATTTCTTGCTCAGTTCATTACCCAACATCATGCTGAAACACAGAGCTGA